The Nocardiopsis dassonvillei subsp. dassonvillei DSM 43111 genome contains a region encoding:
- the mnhG gene encoding monovalent cation/H(+) antiporter subunit G: MSDQLITVLDWVALLCVLAGAMLSLVAGVGLLRFPDLLSRMHTAAKPQILGLLLVLVGIGIRLIPVETNVFSAGTLLLVALFQIVTVPVAGHIAARVGYRTGRIDEELTTRDELAERLEAKRGKGGGEADGASR; encoded by the coding sequence GTGAGCGACCAGCTGATCACCGTCCTGGACTGGGTGGCGCTCCTGTGCGTCCTGGCCGGGGCCATGCTCTCGCTCGTGGCGGGCGTGGGCCTGCTGCGCTTCCCCGACCTGCTCTCGCGCATGCACACCGCCGCCAAGCCGCAGATCCTGGGACTGCTGCTGGTGCTGGTGGGGATCGGCATCCGGCTGATCCCCGTGGAGACCAACGTCTTCAGCGCCGGAACGCTGCTGCTGGTGGCGCTGTTCCAGATCGTGACCGTCCCGGTGGCGGGCCACATCGCCGCCCGCGTGGGCTACCGGACCGGGCGCATCGACGAGGAGCTCACCACCCGTGACGAGCTGGCCGAGCGCCTGGAGGCCAAGCGCGGGAAGGGCGGCGGCGAAGCGGACGGCGCTTCCCGCTAG
- a CDS encoding DUF779 domain-containing protein → MDPRADGAAVERVAVTDAAAALLRELRAEHGPLMFHQSGGCCDGSSPMCYPAGEFRTGASDVRLGDLEVGAPEPVPVWMSRAQFELWSHTHLTIDVVRGRGAGFSLEAPTGNRFLIRSRLMTDDEAERL, encoded by the coding sequence ATGGATCCCCGCGCCGACGGCGCGGCCGTGGAGAGGGTGGCCGTCACCGACGCGGCGGCCGCCCTGCTCCGCGAGCTGCGCGCCGAACACGGGCCGCTCATGTTCCACCAGTCCGGCGGGTGCTGCGACGGCAGCTCGCCGATGTGCTATCCGGCGGGGGAGTTCCGCACCGGGGCCTCGGACGTGCGCCTGGGCGACCTGGAGGTGGGCGCGCCCGAACCGGTGCCGGTGTGGATGTCGCGGGCGCAGTTCGAGCTGTGGAGCCACACCCACCTGACCATCGACGTCGTCCGGGGCAGGGGCGCGGGCTTCTCCCTGGAGGCGCCGACGGGCAACCGGTTCCTCATCCGCTCCCGGCTGATGACCGACGACGAGGCCGAACGCCTCTGA
- a CDS encoding Na(+)/H(+) antiporter subunit C yields MNESPSLLLVVIVGVLVAVGVVLLLERSLTRVLLGFIVMSNGVNLMILSMAGEPGGPPVLWFTEPEEMTDPLPQAMILTAIVITLGITAFLLAMAYRNWQLEGNDEVQDDAEDLRIVQGEGRRAVRQRFLKERRRLQADIRRQRAELQATIATADARELAEQARIKAEIARAQAELARYELEAEENDPDEQSRETMRRLSDRAESMTAQVQELRGRIRQGRRRLREHRRADRAAERELWRELRRRIRSQRRQARQTMRAERERLARAEDSDLQGSE; encoded by the coding sequence GTGAACGAGTCCCCCAGCCTGCTCCTGGTCGTCATCGTCGGCGTCCTGGTCGCGGTGGGCGTCGTGCTCCTGCTGGAGCGCAGCCTCACCCGCGTGCTGCTCGGCTTCATCGTCATGAGCAACGGGGTCAACCTGATGATCCTGTCCATGGCGGGCGAGCCCGGCGGGCCGCCGGTCCTGTGGTTCACCGAACCGGAGGAGATGACCGACCCGCTGCCGCAGGCGATGATCCTGACGGCGATCGTCATCACCCTCGGCATCACCGCCTTCCTGCTGGCCATGGCCTACCGGAACTGGCAGCTGGAGGGCAACGACGAGGTCCAGGACGACGCGGAGGACCTGCGCATCGTCCAGGGCGAGGGCCGCCGCGCGGTGCGCCAGCGCTTCCTCAAGGAGCGCCGCAGGCTCCAGGCCGACATCCGCCGCCAGCGGGCCGAACTCCAGGCGACCATCGCCACCGCCGACGCCCGCGAGCTGGCCGAGCAGGCCCGCATCAAGGCCGAGATCGCGCGGGCGCAGGCCGAACTGGCCCGCTACGAGCTGGAGGCGGAGGAGAACGATCCGGACGAGCAGTCCCGCGAGACCATGCGCCGCCTGAGCGACCGCGCGGAGTCGATGACCGCCCAGGTCCAGGAGCTGCGCGGGCGCATCCGCCAGGGGCGCAGGCGCCTGCGCGAGCACAGGCGGGCGGACCGCGCCGCCGAGCGCGAGCTGTGGCGCGAGCTGCGCCGCCGCATCCGCTCGCAGCGCAGGCAGGCGCGCCAGACCATGCGGGCCGAACGCGAGCGCTTGGCCCGCGCCGAGGACAGCGACCTGCAAGGGAGCGAGTGA
- a CDS encoding Hsp20/alpha crystallin family protein, whose translation MMLMRTDPFRDIDRLTQRILGDASRPAAMPIDAYRDGDVFVVCFDLPGVRADSIDLEVERNVLTVTAERPDTVRDRESVVVAERPTGTFSRQLFLGETLETDAIQADYADGVLTLRIPVAEQAKPRKISVGTGEGQPRSIRA comes from the coding sequence ATGATGCTGATGCGTACCGACCCCTTCCGGGACATCGACCGCCTGACACAGCGGATCCTGGGCGATGCGTCCCGACCGGCCGCGATGCCGATCGACGCCTACCGTGACGGTGATGTCTTCGTCGTCTGCTTCGACCTGCCGGGCGTGCGCGCCGACTCCATCGACCTGGAGGTCGAGCGCAACGTGCTCACGGTGACCGCCGAGCGCCCCGACACCGTGCGCGACCGCGAGTCGGTGGTGGTCGCCGAGCGGCCCACCGGCACCTTCTCCCGGCAGCTGTTCCTCGGCGAGACGCTGGAGACCGACGCCATCCAGGCCGACTACGCCGACGGCGTCCTGACCCTGCGCATCCCGGTCGCCGAGCAGGCCAAGCCGCGCAAGATCAGCGTCGGCACAGGCGAGGGCCAGCCCCGCAGTATCCGGGCCTGA
- a CDS encoding Na+/H+ antiporter subunit E yields the protein MNGLQEKKRIGLTALRRRLGKVQIPVALGMTLVWMLLFDAFRLRPESLGLLVLGFLVSVVIMLVFPLPPISPGFRFRPLYLVRLLVYMLARMVWASFRVTVQTFTPGRVHSSVVEVRLRTDSDLMQVCVSIASSIIPGSVIVEVGQPDRTLYVHVLGADDDGSIEQGREDVLHLEERIVMALGTREDIAALRAGEPVLGGGRGRP from the coding sequence GTGAACGGCCTGCAGGAGAAGAAGCGGATCGGCCTGACCGCGCTGCGCAGGCGCCTGGGCAAGGTGCAGATCCCGGTGGCACTCGGCATGACCCTGGTGTGGATGCTGCTCTTCGACGCCTTCCGTCTGCGGCCGGAGTCGCTGGGCCTGCTGGTCCTGGGCTTCCTGGTGTCGGTGGTGATCATGCTGGTGTTCCCGCTGCCGCCGATCTCCCCGGGGTTCCGGTTCCGGCCGCTGTACCTGGTCCGGCTGCTGGTGTACATGCTCGCCCGAATGGTCTGGGCCAGCTTCCGGGTGACCGTGCAGACCTTCACGCCCGGACGGGTGCACAGCTCGGTGGTGGAGGTGCGGCTGCGTACCGACTCCGACCTGATGCAGGTGTGCGTGTCGATCGCCAGCTCGATCATCCCGGGTTCGGTGATCGTCGAGGTCGGCCAGCCGGACCGGACCCTGTACGTGCACGTGCTGGGCGCGGACGACGACGGCTCGATCGAGCAGGGGCGCGAGGACGTCCTGCACCTGGAGGAGCGGATCGTGATGGCGCTGGGCACCCGTGAGGACATCGCCGCGCTGCGGGCCGGGGAGCCCGTGCTGGGCGGCGGGAGGGGGAGACCGTGA
- a CDS encoding GAF domain-containing protein yields MPGPWNAWPWEADPEAVRRDVAVAHARFTDSGRVSGPVRPVVGASWRRSAQHGVDPDTALPRIELTGPDLRDHRDAHPLAAVMPLLRHLLVDTAPGPQILAVGDASGRLLWVEGDHRLRGRAEDMCFVEGANWHEHAVGTNAPGVALALDHEVQVFASEHFARGVQHWSCSAAPLHDPGTGALLGVLDLTGDSHLASPQALALVRAAATAAEAELRALRAGARGPEPRRRRAGRTARPPTGPRGGAASAEARGPAGDDRLRVLGRDGARLTLDGRDLDLSTRHSEILLLLARSPRGLTGDELGARLHERDASPVTVRAEVSRLRRLLGPGLLASRPYRLCRPLATDVDEVRRHLAAGAYRRALDAYAGPVLPRSEAPGVAEVRDGLQAEACEVLGANAGPDVLLDWAEHPEWRDDPRVLTAVLRALDPASPRHAALRGRLRWLGG; encoded by the coding sequence ATGCCGGGACCGTGGAACGCGTGGCCGTGGGAGGCCGACCCCGAGGCCGTGCGCCGGGACGTGGCGGTCGCGCACGCGCGCTTCACCGACTCCGGTCGGGTCAGCGGCCCGGTCCGCCCCGTCGTCGGCGCCTCCTGGCGGCGCAGCGCCCAGCACGGCGTGGACCCCGACACCGCCCTGCCCCGGATCGAGCTCACCGGCCCCGACCTGCGCGACCACCGCGACGCGCACCCGCTGGCCGCCGTCATGCCGCTGCTGCGGCACCTGCTCGTCGACACCGCGCCCGGCCCCCAGATCCTCGCGGTGGGCGACGCCTCGGGCCGCCTGCTGTGGGTGGAGGGCGACCACCGGCTCCGCGGCCGGGCCGAGGACATGTGCTTCGTCGAGGGCGCCAACTGGCACGAGCACGCGGTCGGCACCAACGCGCCCGGTGTCGCCCTCGCCCTCGACCACGAGGTCCAGGTGTTCGCCAGCGAGCACTTCGCCCGGGGCGTGCAGCACTGGAGCTGTTCCGCGGCGCCCCTGCACGACCCCGGCACCGGCGCCCTCCTGGGCGTCCTCGACCTCACCGGGGACAGCCACCTCGCCTCGCCGCAGGCCCTGGCCCTGGTCCGCGCCGCCGCCACCGCGGCGGAGGCGGAGCTGCGCGCCCTGCGCGCCGGGGCCCGGGGGCCCGAGCCGAGACGGCGGCGGGCGGGCCGGACCGCCCGCCCGCCCACCGGTCCACGCGGAGGCGCCGCCTCCGCCGAAGCCCGCGGACCCGCCGGGGACGACCGGCTCCGCGTCCTGGGACGCGACGGCGCCCGGCTCACCCTGGACGGCCGCGACCTGGACCTGAGCACCCGCCACTCCGAGATCCTGCTCCTGCTCGCCCGCAGTCCGCGCGGGCTGACCGGCGACGAGCTCGGCGCCCGGCTGCACGAGCGGGACGCCTCCCCGGTCACCGTCCGCGCCGAGGTGTCGCGCCTGCGCCGCCTCCTCGGCCCCGGCCTGCTCGCCTCCCGCCCCTACCGGCTGTGCCGTCCACTGGCCACCGACGTGGACGAGGTGCGCCGCCACCTGGCCGCGGGCGCTTACCGGCGGGCCCTGGACGCCTACGCCGGGCCGGTCCTGCCCCGCTCGGAGGCGCCCGGCGTGGCCGAGGTCCGCGACGGCCTCCAGGCCGAGGCGTGCGAGGTCCTGGGCGCCAACGCCGGACCGGACGTGCTCCTGGACTGGGCCGAGCACCCCGAGTGGCGCGACGACCCCCGAGTCCTGACCGCCGTGCTGCGCGCCCTCGACCCCGCCTCCCCACGCCACGCCGCCCTGCGCGGCAGGCTGCGCTGGCTCGGCGGCTGA
- a CDS encoding Na+/H+ antiporter subunit D codes for MGTDYFVGLLHYFIPLPVVLPLFAAGVKLALGIRWPRLQQALSVISLALVLVIGLVLMLGSHAYGPQVVQVGGWEAPIGITLVADRLSALMVTVSAAITLAVLVYSIGQGMAGKAEVAPLSVYQPTYLILVAGVSNAFLAGDLFNLYVGFEILLTASYVLLTLGGTQSRMRAGAIYVVVSLVSSVLFLIAIALVFGATGTVNMAQLGERLPELSSDLRAVLQVVLLFAFGIKAAVFPLAAWLPDSYPTAPAPVTAVFAGLLTKVGVYAIIRTQTLLFPGDQLNDLLMVVALATMIMGILGAVAQTDIKRLLSFTLISHIGYMVFGVALGSEQGMAGAVFYVAHHITVQTTLFLITGLIERRGGSTSLDQLGGLVRIAPILAVLFFVPAMNLGGIPPLSGFLGKLGLIQAGVEAGTPLAYALVGASVLTSLLTLYVIARVWNYAFWRTPSEGMVAEPGTVLEDTETDDPSTAALGPGEAVGPSSRLGDTSTAATPVVTSVVLPRSMVGATVALVVFSIALTVLAGPLIEYSSDAAVELQARGPYIEAVLGGDR; via the coding sequence ATGGGGACGGACTACTTCGTCGGTCTGCTGCACTACTTCATCCCGCTGCCGGTGGTGCTCCCGCTGTTCGCGGCCGGGGTGAAGCTGGCGCTCGGCATCCGCTGGCCCCGGCTCCAGCAGGCGCTCAGCGTCATCTCGCTGGCCCTGGTGCTGGTCATCGGCCTCGTGCTGATGCTCGGCTCCCACGCCTACGGCCCGCAGGTCGTGCAGGTGGGCGGCTGGGAGGCGCCGATCGGCATCACCCTGGTCGCCGACCGGCTCTCCGCGCTGATGGTGACGGTGTCGGCGGCGATCACGCTGGCCGTGCTGGTGTACTCCATCGGCCAGGGCATGGCGGGCAAGGCCGAGGTGGCACCGCTGTCGGTGTACCAGCCGACCTACCTGATCCTGGTGGCGGGCGTCTCCAACGCCTTCCTGGCCGGTGACCTGTTCAACCTGTACGTCGGGTTCGAGATCCTGCTGACGGCCAGCTACGTGCTGCTGACCCTGGGCGGCACGCAGTCCCGGATGCGGGCGGGCGCCATCTACGTCGTGGTGTCCCTGGTGTCGTCGGTGCTGTTCCTCATCGCCATCGCGCTGGTCTTCGGCGCGACCGGCACCGTGAACATGGCCCAGCTCGGCGAGCGGCTGCCCGAGCTGTCCTCGGACCTGCGGGCGGTCCTCCAGGTCGTGCTGCTGTTCGCCTTCGGCATCAAGGCGGCGGTCTTCCCGCTGGCCGCGTGGCTGCCCGACTCCTATCCGACCGCGCCCGCGCCGGTCACGGCGGTGTTCGCGGGCCTGCTCACCAAGGTGGGCGTGTACGCGATCATCCGCACCCAGACCCTGCTGTTCCCGGGCGACCAGCTCAACGACCTGCTGATGGTCGTCGCCCTGGCGACGATGATCATGGGCATCCTCGGCGCGGTCGCGCAGACCGACATCAAGCGTCTGCTGTCGTTCACGCTGATCAGCCACATCGGGTACATGGTGTTCGGTGTGGCCCTGGGCAGCGAGCAGGGCATGGCGGGCGCGGTGTTCTACGTCGCGCACCACATCACGGTGCAGACCACGCTGTTCCTCATCACGGGTCTGATCGAGCGCCGGGGCGGCTCCACCTCGCTGGACCAGCTGGGCGGACTGGTGCGGATCGCGCCGATACTCGCGGTCCTGTTCTTCGTCCCGGCGATGAACCTGGGCGGCATCCCGCCGCTGTCGGGCTTCCTCGGCAAGCTCGGCCTGATCCAGGCCGGGGTGGAGGCGGGCACGCCGCTGGCCTACGCCCTGGTGGGCGCGTCGGTGCTGACGAGCCTGCTGACCCTGTACGTCATCGCCCGGGTGTGGAACTACGCGTTCTGGCGCACGCCCTCCGAGGGCATGGTGGCCGAGCCCGGCACCGTGCTGGAGGACACCGAGACCGACGACCCCTCCACCGCGGCCCTGGGCCCCGGCGAGGCGGTCGGTCCGTCCTCCCGCCTGGGCGACACCTCGACCGCGGCCACGCCCGTGGTCACGTCCGTCGTCCTGCCCAGGAGTATGGTCGGCGCCACGGTGGCGCTGGTGGTGTTCAGCATCGCCCTGACGGTGCTGGCCGGACCGCTGATCGAGTACTCCTCGGACGCGGCGGTCGAGCTCCAGGCGCGCGGCCCCTACATCGAGGCGGTTCTGGGAGGCGACCGGTGA
- a CDS encoding MerR family transcriptional regulator → MSRPETEDRFDDDDYPAYTMGRAAEMIGATPAFLRALGEARLIEPLRSAGGHRRYSRYQLRIASRARELVDEGTPIEAACRIIILEDQLEEAQRINEELRASEAGARTDGRPDPGNA, encoded by the coding sequence TTGTCCCGTCCCGAAACCGAAGACCGGTTCGACGATGACGACTACCCCGCCTACACCATGGGCCGCGCGGCGGAGATGATCGGTGCCACACCGGCCTTCCTGCGCGCCCTGGGTGAGGCCCGGCTGATCGAGCCCCTGCGCTCGGCGGGCGGGCACCGCCGCTACTCCCGTTACCAGCTCAGGATCGCCTCCCGCGCCCGCGAACTCGTGGACGAGGGCACTCCGATCGAGGCCGCGTGCAGGATCATCATCCTGGAGGACCAGCTGGAGGAGGCGCAGCGGATCAACGAGGAACTCCGCGCCTCCGAAGCCGGCGCGCGGACCGACGGGCGTCCGGACCCCGGGAACGCCTGA
- a CDS encoding MerR family transcriptional regulator — translation MRGPGPDPVRGLYTISVAAELSGVAPRSLRAYEERGLVAPARTEGGTRLYSDDDIIRLRRVAELAAQGVNLAGIGRILELEEENTRLRGGPG, via the coding sequence ATGAGGGGACCGGGGCCGGATCCTGTCCGGGGCCTGTACACGATCTCCGTGGCCGCGGAGCTGTCCGGCGTCGCGCCGCGGAGCCTGCGCGCCTACGAGGAGCGGGGCCTGGTCGCTCCGGCGCGCACCGAGGGCGGCACGCGGCTGTACAGCGACGACGACATCATCCGCCTGCGGCGGGTGGCCGAGCTGGCCGCCCAGGGGGTGAACCTCGCGGGGATCGGCCGGATCCTGGAGCTGGAGGAGGAGAACACCCGGCTGCGCGGCGGTCCCGGGTGA
- a CDS encoding monovalent cation/H+ antiporter complex subunit F, which produces MNVLWIVIGVMLGLAALLSVTRMLIGPGILDRAISVDVLLASALAGVGAYAAFTRDPTVLPTLLVLSLLGFVSSVSIAKFVARRAHEDQEHIATPTEAHPTSATPTDAVPDSERPEKGETS; this is translated from the coding sequence GTGAACGTCCTGTGGATCGTCATCGGCGTCATGCTCGGCCTGGCCGCGCTGCTGAGCGTGACCCGGATGCTCATCGGTCCGGGCATCCTGGACCGGGCCATCTCCGTGGACGTGCTGCTCGCCTCGGCGCTGGCCGGCGTGGGCGCCTACGCGGCCTTCACCCGCGACCCCACGGTCCTGCCGACGCTGCTGGTCCTGTCCCTGCTGGGCTTCGTCAGCTCGGTCAGCATCGCCAAGTTCGTCGCGCGGCGGGCGCACGAGGACCAGGAGCACATCGCCACGCCGACCGAGGCCCATCCGACCTCAGCGACGCCCACCGACGCGGTCCCCGACTCGGAGCGGCCGGAGAAGGGGGAGACCTCGTGA
- the exaC gene encoding acetaldehyde dehydrogenase ExaC, giving the protein MAIYAPPGQPGSVVEYAARYDNWIGGEWVRPVRGRYFENPSPVNGRVFTEVARSGAEDVELALDAAHGAAPAWGRTSAAERALVLNRIADRVEENLERLAVAESWENGKPVRECLAADLPLAVDHFRYFAGAIRAQEGHTSQIDGDTVAYHFQEPLGVVGQIIPWNFPLLMATWKLAPALAAGNAVVLKPAEQTPASILLLMELVADLLPPGVVNVVNGFGAEAGKPLASSPRVSKVAFTGETTTGRLIMQYASENLIPVTLELGGKSPNIFFADVAAADDAFYDKALEGFTLFALNQGEVCTCPSRALVQDAVYDRFMGDALARVGRIRQGNPLDTDTMVGAQASNDQLEKILSYIDIGRREGAAVLAGGERVDPGGDLSGGYYVAPTVFEGHNGMRIFQEEIFGPVVSVARFDDYDDALKTANDTLYGLGAGVWSRDGNTAYRAGRDIQAGRVWVNNYHSYPAHAAFGGYKQSGIGRENHKMMLDHYQQTKNLLVSYSDKAMGLF; this is encoded by the coding sequence ATGGCGATCTACGCACCCCCGGGCCAGCCCGGAAGCGTCGTCGAGTACGCCGCCCGCTACGACAACTGGATCGGGGGCGAGTGGGTCAGGCCGGTCCGGGGCCGCTACTTCGAGAACCCCAGCCCCGTCAACGGCCGCGTCTTCACCGAGGTCGCCCGCAGCGGCGCGGAGGACGTGGAACTGGCCCTGGACGCGGCCCACGGCGCCGCCCCCGCGTGGGGCCGCACCTCCGCCGCCGAGCGGGCCCTGGTCCTCAACCGGATCGCCGACCGCGTCGAGGAGAACCTGGAGAGGCTCGCCGTCGCCGAGTCCTGGGAGAACGGCAAGCCCGTCCGCGAGTGCCTGGCCGCCGACCTGCCGCTGGCCGTGGACCACTTCCGCTACTTCGCCGGGGCGATCCGCGCGCAGGAGGGGCACACCTCCCAGATCGACGGCGACACCGTCGCCTACCACTTCCAGGAGCCCCTGGGCGTGGTCGGCCAGATCATCCCGTGGAACTTCCCGCTGCTCATGGCCACCTGGAAGCTCGCGCCCGCGCTGGCCGCCGGGAACGCGGTCGTGCTCAAGCCCGCCGAGCAGACCCCCGCGTCGATCCTGCTGCTCATGGAGCTGGTCGCCGACCTGCTGCCGCCCGGCGTGGTCAACGTCGTCAACGGCTTCGGCGCGGAGGCGGGCAAACCGCTGGCCAGCAGCCCCCGCGTCAGCAAGGTCGCCTTCACCGGCGAGACCACCACCGGCCGCCTCATCATGCAGTACGCGTCGGAGAACCTCATCCCGGTCACCCTGGAGCTGGGCGGCAAGAGCCCGAACATCTTCTTCGCCGACGTGGCCGCGGCCGACGACGCCTTCTACGACAAGGCCCTGGAGGGCTTCACCCTCTTCGCCCTCAACCAGGGCGAGGTGTGCACCTGCCCCTCGCGGGCCCTGGTGCAGGACGCCGTCTACGACCGCTTCATGGGCGACGCCCTGGCCCGCGTCGGCCGGATCCGGCAGGGGAACCCGCTGGACACCGACACCATGGTCGGCGCCCAGGCCAGCAACGACCAGCTGGAGAAGATCCTGTCCTACATCGACATCGGCCGCCGGGAGGGGGCCGCGGTGCTCGCCGGAGGGGAGCGGGTCGATCCCGGCGGAGACCTGTCCGGCGGCTACTACGTCGCGCCGACCGTCTTCGAGGGCCACAACGGCATGCGGATCTTCCAGGAGGAGATCTTCGGCCCGGTGGTGTCGGTGGCCCGCTTCGACGACTACGACGACGCCCTCAAGACCGCCAACGACACCCTCTACGGGCTGGGGGCGGGGGTGTGGTCGCGCGACGGCAACACCGCCTACCGCGCGGGCCGCGACATCCAGGCGGGCCGCGTGTGGGTGAACAACTACCACTCCTACCCGGCGCACGCGGCCTTCGGCGGGTACAAGCAGTCCGGCATCGGCCGCGAGAACCACAAGATGATGCTCGACCACTACCAGCAGACCAAGAACCTGCTGGTCAGCTACTCCGACAAGGCGATGGGGCTGTTCTGA